The nucleotide window CTCGACCCAGGTCGACGTGGTGACCGACCTGGACATCACCGGCCGGCCCGCACAGTTCGGGCGCGGGGTCATGGTCGAGGTGGGGAACAAGATCCTGGGCCAGTTCACCAACTGCCTCGAGGCGCAGATCCACGCCGGACAGACCGCCGCCGCGGCGCCCACGGAGGCAGCGCCCGGCGAGGCCGCCGCTGAGGGCGGCGCCCCCAAGCTCGCCGCGGTGCCTCCGCCGAGGCCGTCCGCGGAGGCCATCGACCTGCTGGAGACGGCGGGCGCCCCGGTGCTCAAGCGGGTCCTGCCGTTGGTCGGCGCGCTGCTCGCCATCTTCCTGGTGTGGCGGCTGGTGCGGCGACGCAGCCACTAGCGCGATGAGGCTGCTCGTCCTCGGCGGGTCGGTCTTCCTCGGTCGGGCCGTCGTGGAGGCGGCCCTGGCCGCGGGGCACGACGTCACCACCTTCAACCGCGGCCTCTCCGGATCGGACCACCCTGGGGGCGCGGCCATCCGTGGGGACCGGACCGACCCGGACGACCTGCGTCGGCTGGCCGAGGTCGAGCCCTGGCACGCAGTGATCGATACCAGCCCGCAGGTGCCCAGGGAGGTGCTCGCGGCCGCCAGGGCGCTCGGCGGTGTCGGCCGGTACGTCCTGGTGAGCAGCGTGTCGGTCCACCCGGGCTGGCCGGCCGGGGCCGTCGACGCGGCGTCCGCCACCTTCGACTGCCCGCCGGACGCCGGGCCGGACGACGGCCACTACGGGGAGCTGAAGGCGGGCTGCGAGCGGGCCGTCACCGAGGTGCTCCGTGAGCGGGCGGTCATCGTCCGACCCGGGGTGATACTCGGCCCGCGCGAGAACGTCGGGCGGCTGCCGTGGTGGCTCCGGCGGATGGCCCGCGGCGGGGACGTGCTGGCCCCGGGACGGCCCGGGGCGCCGTTCCAGGCGGTCGACGTCCGTGACCTGGCTGACCTGCTCGTCACGGCGGCGTCGCGCCTGGACACTC belongs to Actinomycetes bacterium and includes:
- a CDS encoding SRPBCC family protein; the protein is MQLEHQFTVSVPRDQAWDVLMNVEQIAPCMPGATLDSVDGDEFAGRVKVKVGPIQVTYAGKAHFEVADKEAGRAVISASGRESRGSGTVKATIHTQLHDQGDSTQVDVVTDLDITGRPAQFGRGVMVEVGNKILGQFTNCLEAQIHAGQTAAAAPTEAAPGEAAAEGGAPKLAAVPPPRPSAEAIDLLETAGAPVLKRVLPLVGALLAIFLVWRLVRRRSH
- a CDS encoding NAD-dependent epimerase/dehydratase family protein: MRLLVLGGSVFLGRAVVEAALAAGHDVTTFNRGLSGSDHPGGAAIRGDRTDPDDLRRLAEVEPWHAVIDTSPQVPREVLAAARALGGVGRYVLVSSVSVHPGWPAGAVDAASATFDCPPDAGPDDGHYGELKAGCERAVTEVLRERAVIVRPGVILGPRENVGRLPWWLRRMARGGDVLAPGRPGAPFQAVDVRDLADLLVTAASRLDTPRGPLVAPGPIGRDTFGGWLELCRAAAGPQARLTWVDDDFVAEHGVEPWGELPLWLPPGPKTSHAFDMDGSSATSWGLTYRALADTVVDTWAWLREEPGYAVPERTGLDPVKERLVLDAWSARG